In the Periophthalmus magnuspinnatus isolate fPerMag1 chromosome 11, fPerMag1.2.pri, whole genome shotgun sequence genome, aaatcaaaaaatttactcaaaataattaaaaaaaaactcaaaaatacaaaaaggtttaaaaataacctaaaataaataaattcaaaaaaagaactcaaaataacaaaaaaaaaaaaaaaaactcaaaataacaaaaaaaaagaaaacataaactaaaaaacaaagaaaaaacccctcaaaataacaaaaagaaaaaagaaaaaaaaaagtggaaaaagaaagtggaaaataaactcaaaataaaaaccccaggatcatgtagagggttaatacgaacatttaagaccagaatgagtctgaagcagcagagacagacagaggagacacagtttttcaatgtgaagtgagtcgatggagccagaagtgcgctcatgtttggaacgtggcagctagcaggttagctatgtccatttatatataccggCTGTTTGAACATGTGTTTGCGCCCCCTAGTGGCAGACGGCGCCTTGTCCCAGTGCGACATGGCCGAGGAGCTGAGTCGGCAGCTGGAGGACATCCTCAGCACCTACTGCAGAGAGTCCGACGACAGGCACAGCCCCCAGTTCAACGGGGTTAACGACGACAAGACGGACAAGCCGAGCGGGAAAGGAAACCGCGACGGAGACAAAGACCAGAAGAAGTCCCAGGACAAGAGAAAGGTCAAAGGTCTGGGTAAGGGTCTCACATCTGTAGGAGCTAAACGGACGCTCGCTTTTTTCCACtaatgacatgtttttatttcatttttgaagGTAAAGAAATCACTCTCCTAATGCAGACGCTGAACACGCTGAGCACGCCTGAGGAGAAGCTCGCGGGACTCTGTAAGAAGTACGCAGAACTagtaagtcctggttttattaAGTTTAAATGTTTGATCTATTAAAGGTAAAAGCTCCAGTGCACTTTATAACActgagacacattttgggtCAATGGAAGCTGGGTTTAGTTGTAATATCTGACAACTGAAAGTGACGTAATGCTTCTTTCTGATTGGAGAAGTGTTTTAAGAACTAGAAACAAATGTTGACGTGTAAAATGCTTTTGTAATTGTGAATAAATTaacttaaaactataaaaaagtcGACATTAAtgggtcaagtttatgaaatacTGAACTAAACTCCCAGATCCACCACCTTTTAATGATGAGTTTATGTAGTTTTCAGGTTTATATAGTGTTTCTTCTTAATAATATCCAGACCTGAtgtgtgtgtaaacgtgtgtgtgtgttataaatgtgtgtgtgaatgttgtgttttagttgGAGGAGCATCGTAACACGGAGAAACAGATGAAGGCGGTGCAGAAGAAGCAAACGCAGCTGGTGCAGGAGAAGGACCATCTGAGGAACGAGCACAGTAAAGCCATCCTCGCCCGGAGCAAACTGGAGAGTCTGTGTCGAGAGCTGCAGAGGCACAACCGATCACTCAAGGTACGAGCGGCGACGGGAAGAAACGCGGCACGTGTAACGCCGAGATGACACGTTTGTAATCGCGGCGTGTTggtctgaaaggttaagaaaactgTCTCACTGttgattcacttttattctcACGGTGTTTCAGtcgctctgaccttcctcaCGTCTGAGCAcagcctcttcttctcctcttcttctcctcttacACGAGTTAAAGGACCGCCCCCTTCAAGcgaatcaaccaatcacaacagagaaaaaaacacatttacaattaGACCCCGATGAACCTGCAAAACTGtgcataattcactttacatcagagttttgtgagttaaaacacAGACAAGgactagaaaaatataaagattattaTCACACTAAAAGTTAACAGTTCTATCCcagaaatgtgacttttttaacaaaataagtgTCAACATAAACCTCAGAGAAAcctcatttacatgttttttttgtaatgttgattaatgtgcactgtcccttttttaaataaataaataaaataagagctCAGAGGACAAACGAACAGTGCTCTTCATTACAGCAGCTTTTTAACATCATAACTTTACACGTTTAAACCTTTTGGACGAAGAGTTTGTGAGGTAAAAATCCAAAACGCCCGTCACGTTTAAACTGATTCAAATGAAGGAATCACGGCGCGTTGCTTAAGAGAAATACCACGATAAATGTTAATATTGAAAGAACTTTACGCCTCGTACACAAAGAATAGTCccaataaacacatttcaaaatctACAGTCTCATGAAAAGacctgagctgcaataaatagaagaatgaagcaataataagatataaaagtttaaagtgttgaattataacaaaaaaaatctcccCGTTATCGCAGAGAAAAAGTCCCATGATAAAACACATACTGTTCcatctaaaataaacaaagtcGGTTTTTCTTCATGTAATTTTGTCTTTGACCTGCAGAGaattagtaaaaaataaaatgaacatgtaCATAAACTACGACACAACAAACACGGCAACAAAATTAAAGCTGTTTGTGattctatgttgtattttttttcactataatataatgcaactcagagtaaaagtactcagaacacagtactctgatcgGCCCGTGTGTCAGAATActtcacaaaatacattttactttgcaGGTGTTAAGTATTCTGTAACTGAAGTAACTCTTGTTTactagagattgacaattccagacactgaaatgatccaaatgattctagaaatgaaggtgtgtggagtttaaaaacacagcggagcacttcctgtatcaccacatgatgacatcacgaggtggaacagagtgttttcagtgcagggtttgtgtgaatgaaacaaaacacaaactccaggtctgtttgtgacgaggaaacgacattagatcAGAGAAAATAGAGGAATATGGAGCTTTAAATGCAGTTCAGCCTTAGtgattcatttttgtaaatatcacaaaacctctgtgtttttgttgattttcaGACGACGTCGCTCACAGACAAACTGAGACTTTTCTAATTCAGTGGATACAGCTCAAGAGCGAACCCCGAGTGTCCGTTTTGAATGTCTTTGCTGTTTTGTGCAGGAGGAGGGGATAAAGAGAACAcgtctggaggaggagaagaggaaagaggtgaCGTCACATTTCCAGGTGACTCTGTACGACATCCAGGCCCAGATGGAACAACACGACGAACGCAACGCCAGCCTGAGACAAGAGAACGGCGAACTGGCCGAGAAGCTCAAGAAACTCTATGAGCAGTACAAACTCAGAGAGGAGGTGAGTCAGAGTTTAGACCagactgttgtgtttgtgtctctgtggatcattctgttataatttacacatttaaatcacaatattcacctgaaaccacttaataaaagaaacacgttcactgacttccacgttagaaaccTGTGAATGAACGAATCACCCgaaaaacaacttcagacgctcaagaagaaaagaaatgactagaacatggaCAAACATCTGACCACAacagttcacagatttaaaaataaaccagttAAAACATAAAGTCCTTCTAAATGAGCTGGTCTCTGCAGCACATCGAGAAGGTGGTGAAGCACAAGGACCTTCAGCAGCAGCTCGTAGACGCCAAACTCCACCGAGCCCAGCAGCTCCTCAcagagtctgaggagagacaCGAGCGAGAGAAAGAGTTTGTACGTGAGGAAACGGCACAGACACGAGTGAGCGTCAGAGTTTAGGGCCTGTGTAACGTGTTTGTTCTGTGCAGCTGCTGAAAGAAGCGATGGAGTCTCAGAGGATGTGTGAACTGATGAAGCAGCAGGAAGTGCACCTCAAACAACAGGTCTGTGACACAACGAGGGGTCAAAGGATGtgttctcctcttcttcctctgcttctcctgctttttccttttctctcctctcctttttcttcctctGCTTTTGCTTCTTTCTCTGCTTtgtcttcgtcttcttctttctcttttctcttcttcctttttcccCTGCTTCTTCCCCtccttctttttcctcttcttcccctGGTTTtgcttcttcctctttttcccctgctgcttctgcttcttcctctgcttcttcctctgcttcttcctcttcatcctctgattcttctttttcctcttcttcctcctgcaGCTGTCACTTTACACAGAGAAGTTTCAGGagtttcctcttcctcctcctcctcttcttcctctggtTTTGCTTCTacctctgcttcctctttctcttttctctgctTCCTTTTTCCcctgcttcttcctctccttctttttcctcttcttcctctggttttgcttcttcctctttttccccTGCTGCTtctgcctcttcctctgctttttcttcctcttcatcctctgattcttcttctttttctgtcACTTTACACAGAGATGTTTGAGGagtttcctcttcctcctcctcttcttcctctgattttgcttcttcttctgcttcttccttttctcttcttcccCTGCTTCTtctacctcttcctcctcttcttcctcttcctcctcttctaaccgtctctcttcttcctcctgcaGCTGTCACTTTACACAGAGAAGTTTGAGGAGTTTCAGACGACGTTGTCCAAAAGTAACGAGGTTTTTACGACGTTTAAACAGGAGATGGAGAAGGTGAGCTGCTGTTTACTCTAAAAACTCTGTGGACGAACATCTCAGTCTAAACGTGCGACTTTAATCTTGTGCAGATGACCAAAAAAATCAAGAAACTGGAGAAGGAGACGGCCATGTACAGGTCCAGGTGGGAGAGCAGCAACAAGGCTCTGCTGGAAATGGCCGAGGAGgtaaagtttataaagttttgtgtttgtttttattacatttttctaaGTTAAAGAGACGGGTGTTTTTAATCAAATCAGTGGAATTGAAGCTTGACTTTGCAGGAAATAAGAAGAAGCTCAAGTTTTTCAGATTcttgactgtgatgttattctCCCAAAGACAGTTTTTTCTATTTATCACATTGAACTTtaccataaaatatccaaaaggtgatGTCACAGATGTTCAACCTGATCAATTCTATCAGAAACTAGAGCCAAAACCTCAGTGTTAAAACTTAAACCTGAAttaaaacaatattcatttttttctgctgATGTGATCGACCTTTAGAAAGTTATGATCATCTGGAACCACAgactttatgtaaatggacagagctaacgcgctcactccaaacaggaagtgatcatgtgtgcacttcctgctccatcgactctggctccaattcactttacattgaaaaactgtcccccccccctctctgtctctgctgcttcagactcattctggtcttaaatgttcgtattaaccctctacatgatcctggggtttttatttcactattgtgtctgtaaatcaagatctgaacattaataacagacaaatcaggtgccctcttcttcttcatctttctcttttttcctcttcctcttctacctcttctccttcttcttcctctgcttttgattcttcctctccttctcctttcaattattttctcttctccttcctcagcttctttttttctcttcttctcttttctcttctccttcctcttcttcctctgcttctttctcttttctcttatttcctcttctacttcttctccttcttcctctcctcctttcaattttttctcttttctcttctccttcctcagcttcttcttttctcttcttcctcttttatctcatctccttcctctttctcctttctctccttcctcttcttcctctgcttttgcttcatcctctgcttctttcttttctcttcttcctcttcttcttcttcctcttcttcctctcctcctttcaattgttttctcttttctcttctccttcctcagcttctttttttctcttcttcctcttatctcttcatctccttcctcttcttcctctgcttttgcttcttcctctgcttctttctcttttctcttcttcctcttcttcaggCTCCTTCTTTTCTTAAGTTCGTTCtcattagcagcaggtttgattgacagcgttgctaagcgccgctccctgataaaccgGTGCGGCGGGAAAAGGCTTTACCTTCATTGttctggctcctgattggctctttagttgctatgatacttgcagaattccaaatactctgtcacttctttacacagtcgaTGTCTGAATTTTCTTCACAGTTTCACACAAATATCGTcaaatgatttttcttttatgaTTCTTTCAGAAATCGGTGCAAGATCGTGACTTTGAGGCTCTTCAGGGCAAAGTGCAGCGACTGGAGAAGCTGAGAAAGGCTCTGAAAATCGAACGCAACGACCTGAACAAGAAGGTCCAGAGTCTGAGCGGAGAGCCGTGCGGAGAGGCGGAGCCCGACTCCCCGTCTCCTCCGCCCTCAGACTGTCTGCTGGAGGAGCCGGGTCTGGAGGAGCCGAGTCTCTGCTCACACTCCTGTCAATGTGAACACGCCACCGGGACGCCACACGCCACCGGGACGCCACACGCCACCGGGACGCCACACGCCACCGGGACGCCGCCCGACACGAGCAACGAGCCGCTCACTCCACATGaataacaagaagaagaagaagaagacgagcTCGCACACTCTGTACATCACCCACCAGCCGACAGCGCACGAGAGAGCCGCGATACTGGGCTTTTCATGACCGATACCGATACCGTTTTGGTTTAGAATCAGAGACGACCACGACCGATATTTCTGTGATGATTTTTATcattttcccccaaaaaatatatgatttgaCAAGAAAAATACGATAAAAACTCTgtggttgtaggagtgaagacgtcctcctcttcctcctcctcttcttcttcctcttcttcctccacaCTCAAACGTAACAATCTGCCTTGTTCTTCATCttcccgctcctcttcctccacattCAGCCCAAAcagtctccctctccctcctcttcctcctcttcttcctccacaTTCAAACGTGACAGTTTCTCTTGTTGCTTCTGTAGCTGTCACTTTACACAGAAGTCTGAGGagtttcttcttcctcttcctcctcttcttcctctccctctccttcctcttcctctccctcctcttcctccacactCAAACGTAACAATCTGCCTTGTTCTTCATCttcccgctcctcttcctcctcctcttcttctccctcctcctcttcctcctcctcctcttcctcctcctcctcttcctcctcctcttcttcttcttcctcctcctcctctccctcctcttcttcctcctcttcctcctcctcttcttcttcctcctcctctccctcctcttcctccacattCAGCCCTAAcagtctctcctcttcctctccctcctcttcttccttttcttcctcctcctcctcctcctcttctccctcctcttcttcctcctcctcttcctcctcctcctcttcctcctcctcttcttcttcctcctcctcttcttcttcctcctcctctccctcctcttcttcctcctcctcttcctcctcctcttcttcttcctcctcctcctctccctcctcttcttcctcctcctcttcctcctcttcttcttcctcctcctctccctcctcttcttcctcctcctcctcttcttcttcctcctcctctccctcctcttcctccacattCAGCCCTAacagtctctcctctccctctccctcctcctcctcctcttcttcctctccctcctcttcctcctcttgttgtgcagccaaacgtcttcactccttcagCTTTTTGTTCCTGTGGATCAAACCTGGTCGACTTTGTTCACACACATGTCTTTTTACACTTCTGCATAATTTAACTCTAataagacactttttttttcaatatccgTCGTTTTTAGACGTCCACAGCTCAGTTTTTCCTACAAACTCATATTAGACTGTGTAATCTCACGCCGTCATCTCAATAAAGTGCAAAAATTAAGCTTTACGCAGGAATAAGTGAGTCCAAACCCAATATCGGCTAAGACAGGAGACGTAAAGTCGATATCCCATACATTAAACAGTGCAAATATCGGTCCTGTGTATCGGTCTGTCTCGTGCAGGTTTCACTCTTTGCTGTTAAATACGTTGCCTATAAAACTTTGCGCTGAGAATAAGCTCATGTGACACTGATGTGGAGGGACTCGACTTCCTCCagcacagtttgttttttgttcttttatatTGAAATTTCGCTTCATTTAAATCTTTGTACGGCTCATTATGTTTGTTCTGTTCGATCCAAATGGACAGAAATGGTTCCTGACATTCCTGGTCTTTCACACGGAGCGTAACGCGACGTGGAAGACGCTCTAAAGATTGTCTCTGTCACAAAAACACTCACCACGCTGTAATTTCACTGCAGAAGAATGTGAACAGGTCTATGCAAAATAAtgcctttgtttttatttggccgTAACAGACGAGCACTTCACCTGAATGTaccgtgtgtgtgtacatgtgtgtatcatgtgtgtgtacatgtgtgtgtatcatgtgtactCGTGTACTTATATGTGCATGGATCATCACACGTCCTTCACTGAGCTCCTCTTGGAATTATGGGTAATTTGAATGT is a window encoding:
- the txlna gene encoding alpha-taxilin; amino-acid sequence: MKKQDTEEAASAQTEDCPASAAETETPAVDGVDGVDGTSPKDSEEPTPQTDSPAQTDSPAQTDSPAQTDSPAQTDSPAQTDSPAQAEDTPAEVADGALSQCDMAEELSRQLEDILSTYCRESDDRHSPQFNGVNDDKTDKPSGKGNRDGDKDQKKSQDKRKVKGLGKEITLLMQTLNTLSTPEEKLAGLCKKYAELLEEHRNTEKQMKAVQKKQTQLVQEKDHLRNEHSKAILARSKLESLCRELQRHNRSLKEEGIKRTRLEEEKRKEVTSHFQVTLYDIQAQMEQHDERNASLRQENGELAEKLKKLYEQYKLREEHIEKVVKHKDLQQQLVDAKLHRAQQLLTESEERHEREKEFLLKEAMESQRMCELMKQQEVHLKQQLSLYTEKFEEFQTTLSKSNEVFTTFKQEMEKMTKKIKKLEKETAMYRSRWESSNKALLEMAEEKSVQDRDFEALQGKVQRLEKLRKALKIERNDLNKKVQSLSGEPCGEAEPDSPSPPPSDCLLEEPGLEEPSLCSHSCQCEHATGTPHATGTPHATGTPHATGTPPDTSNEPLTPHE